TCAGTCAGGAGAGCCGGAATGACGCACACGCGACGCATCGGACCTTGCGTCAGCGTTCCTAGGTCCGTCAGTCGGGAATGCCCGCCCGCGCCTCGAGCTGCTGGCGCTTGAACCCCTCTGTGTCGAGGATCGGCATCGCGCGTGTGATCTGCTCCTTGACCCGGTCCAGCTGCAGTGAGGCGGTATGGGCATCTTCGGACTCCCACAGTTCTGTGATCCAGACGCCATCCGCGTCGGTCTCATCGACCGCGACCAAGTACAGCCGGCACCCTGGCATCGGCTCGCGGTGTTCGCCCTCGGCCAGTATGGCCAGCAGTTCTTCGCGTTTACCAGGCTTGGCGGCCAAGCGTCCATGCAGCATGAACATGCCCGCGAGCCTAGCCCGGTTGCGTTTGGAAGCAGTGGTGTCCCGCGCTCACCGGCGGCGGAATGACCGCACCACGCGTTCATCCACCAACGCGCGATCGTTGGAGCAAACGACAGGCCCCCGGGGCAGCACTCGTGACGCTTCCGGGTGGGGAGATCGGCTGCGCGGTGGCGGCCCCGACTCTAGGGTGCGGGGGGTGGTCCGACTGGGAGAGTGGCCGGCCGACGACCTTGACGGGTTGTTGCGCCAGTGGAGCGCTGCCTGTCTGGCGCGCCTCGGGGTCCTGGAGCGCCCCGTCGAAGCGGCCGCACGCACCGGCAGCCTCCTCCGCCGGCCAGCTACCGAGCCCGCTGTTGCCGCTGTCGAGCGTAGGTTGGGCGTGCATCTTCCGCCGTCGTACCGGCAGTTCCTGCTGCTCTCCGATGGTGCGTACGGCGACACCATGGGTGCCCTGACGACGAGTTCGTATCGGGCGGGTGACTTCGACGAGGCATGGGGCTTCCTTCCGGTCTCTGAAGTCCGTCCGTACGTCGAGGTCGATCCCCACGCGGTCGAGATATGGCTGGAGCTGCAAGACGAGATCGATGCGGCCGATGGTGGGGTCGACCCGACGCCTGTGTTCGAGGGTGACGAGGTGCGTGATCACCGGCCGATGCAGCAGGCGCTTGCCATCGCGCGTGGCTTCGACGCCAACTGCTCGCTTCTGGTCCCGGTCGGCGGTCCTAGTCCCGGCGAGGAGTGGGAGGTCTGGGAAAACTACAAGGAGAGCACCACCCGCTGGTCATCGTTCCGGGCATACCTGCACGACACTGTCGAGGAGCATCTCGGCGTTGATGTGGACGAGGTCGAGGCCTTGCTGCTTGTGGCCGGTGCGGAGTCCGGCGACCTGTCGGCGGTACAGCGGCTGGCGCGGGTGCGGTCGCCGGAAGCCACGGGACTTCTGGTCGATGCGGCACGTCGGGGCGTCGCGCCACACGCCGTGACGCGCGCTCTGGCGCGCATCGGCGGCCCAGAGGTCGTGGCGGTGCTCACGGCGCTGCAGCTCGATTCGTGGCGGCAGCCGTATGTCCACGCCGCTCTGGCGCGGATCGGGACGCCCGAGGCCCTCGACCACCTCGCCGCCGTAGGGGCCTACCGGCACCTCGCCGATCTCGGCGATCCGCGTGCTTCTGCGATCGCCGCCTCTCGGCTGCGTCAAGGTGACGTGTCGGAGGTGGTGGCAGCGGCGGGCTTGCTGTGGCAGCTGCCCGACTCCGCGTGGGTTCCCGACCTGGTTGCTGCCTACGAGCGGGTGCCGCATGACCAAGCGCGCCACGCCATCCTGCACGCCCTCGACGCGTGCGGGGCCGCAGACGAGGTGAGGCGGCGCGCCCCTGACCTGCTCGACGGGGCGTACGGATACCTGGCACGGGCCTTGCTACAACGACTCGCGCCTCCCGAGGATCCGACACAGTCGCCGAGGTCCTGACCCGGACACGATCCAGGCGGAAGGACGCGCCACTGCCCAGCCAGCCCGAGCGCCCGTATGGTGGCAGACAGGGTGTCTGATCGCCCTGGTCGGACAGCCCAACGTCCCCGACGGGAGGGTAATGATGCAGATGAAGTCACCGGTCGCCCATGTGCGCCGCCACCCTGAGGTGGCCATGCCCGGCACACGTGGTCGGAGTGCCCGCGCCGTCGTGCCTCTGACGATCGCGAACCGGACCTGACGTGGTTGGCGATCGCGATCGAAACGAACAAGGGCGAGCACAACAGGCTCGACCACGCGACGCCCTTGGACGGCCCCTGCCGTACGGCGCTACGGGCGTCGAGCCCATCTCCGAAGTACCGCTTTCGCCGGAAGGGACCCTGGCGTACGCTCGCGCTCTGCTGGACCAGGGCCGTCCCTTCGCGGCGCACGAGGCCCTCGAGGTCCGCTGGAAGTCGTGCCCGGACGAGGAACGCGAGCTGTGGCAGGGCCTGGCGCAGCTGTGCGTGGGCCTGACCCACCAGGCGCGCGGAAACGCCGTTGGTGCCTCCCGGCTCGTCGAGCGCGCAGCGGGTCGCCTGGACGCGTACCAGCAGGCTGCCAGTCCGACCTACGGTCTCGACCTCGAAGCGCTCATCGCGTGCGCCCGGGTCCGGGTCCAGGGCGCCTGAGCATCGATACCAGGGGGTCGATCAAGGGATGATGACGTTCATGACCATCGATCACGCCGCCCTTGCCGGGTACGACGATCCACCTGCAGCAGGCGTCCCTTATGAGTGATCCACGACCCTGGCAGGGTGAGGTAGCCGGTAGTCGAGTCTCGCCGCCGACCGTCACCCCGGTTCTCGTAGCCGAGTTGCTCGTTGAGGACGAGCGGATGCCGGTCTACGTGCACGTCATCGACCATCCCGAGGCGCGCGTGGTCGTCGACACCGGCCTGACGCAGCTGCACCCGGCGGTGGCCGACATGGATCCACGCCTGATCCCACTGAACGAGCAGGCTGGCTTCGACCCAGCCAGCATCGACATCGTCGTCAACACGCACCTGCACTTCGACCACTGCGGCGGCAACCACCTCTTCACCGGGAGGCCGATCTACGTCCAGCGCCAGGAGCTCGACGACGCACTCAGCCAGGATGACTACACGATCCGCGAGTGGGTCGACGTCGCCGGGGCGCAGTACGTGCCCGTCGACGGCACGCTCGAGCTGTTGCCGGGGTTGCGGCTCGTCCCGGCGCCGGGCCACACACGGGGCTCGCAGGTGGTCGTCGTCGAGACGGACGGGCGTCGCGTCGTCATCGCCGGCGACACGGCGGTCTTCTTCGCCGAGCTCGACGAGCCGCGCACCGAAGGCCAGCGGCTCGTCCGCGCGCTCGACGCAGCGGAGGTCTGGCTCTCGCACGAGCACGAGCCGTGGCGGCCGCAGGGCGACCAGAACGACTGGTAGCTGAGAGTCCGACAGACGGCGGTTTGCTGCGCTTTCGCTACGCGCCCCTGCAGGCAAGGAGATTCATCACGGGTGGGTGAACACGCCACTCAACTTCGGCGAGCTCTGTTCGTACGCGCGGTGGCTGGTGCGCTGCGTGGATCCTCGGGCCAGGCGTGCTTGGGATAGCGCCCGCGCAGGTCAGCACGCACGCCCGGGTAGCCGTTCTCCCAGAAGGATTCCAGGTCTGCGGTGACGGCGGCCGGGCGTCGCGCGGGGGAGAGCAGGTGCAGCAGGAGCGGGACCCTGCCGTCGGCCAGGACCGGTGCTGCGGTCCAGCCGAAGACCTCTTGCAGTCGCACGGCGAGCACCGGCTGATCCTGGGAGTAGTCGATCCGCACACTCGACCCGCTGGGCACCTCCACGCGCTCAGGGGCCAAGTCGTTGAGCCTTCCCGCCTCCGGCCACGGCACCATTGCTCGCAGGGCGGCAGTCACGTCGATTCGACGAAGATCCTGGGCCGAGCGGACCCGCGCCAGCTGCAGCCCGAGCCAGGAGTCGAGGTTCTGCGTCAGTGCTGCGTCGCTCACGTCCGGCCACGGGTCACCGAGCGCGCGGTGCAGGAAGTCGAGGCGGGCGCGCAGCTTGGTGGCCGCCTCCGTCCAGGTGAGGAGAGCGATCCCCTCGCTCGCGACAGCCTCTCGGATCGCGTCGCTCACGGCGTGCGCGGGTGGATCGCTGAGCGGGGTCGAGCTGAGCTCGATCGCGCCCAACAACGTCCGTCGGCGAGCCAGCACCCGCCCACCGGTCCAGGTGACCTCATCCACCTCGGTCCACAGCGATCCCGCTGCCTCCAGCGCGAGGTCCTCGGTGAGGGGGGCCGCCGCGCGGATTTGGGCCTCAGGTTGCCCGGGCCGTCGCTGTGCGTCACCGACCGCGAGCCACTCCAGTCCGGCCAGCGGCCCCGGGGCGCGCGAGTCGAGCGCCGCGCCTGTCCCAGACGCCATCAGGTAGCTCGACGTATCGGAGCGCTTGCGTGCAATCCGGTCCGGATGCGCCAGAGCCACCACCAGACCCACCGCCACGTCATCGGTGAGTGCTCGGGCGTGGCCCGACGCCCCTGTCCGGTCGCGGGCGGCGCCCTGCTTCGCGACGACCCCCTCCAGCCGGGTGACCTGGCGGCGCCACGATCCTGCCCGCTGGTCAGCGCGCAGCGACCGGAGCGCAGCAACCAGGTCTCCACCGGGGGCTCGCACGTCCTCGCTGAGCATCGCGACCACCTCTGAGGCGCGCCTGGCCCCGACGAGACCAGCCCCGTCGATGAGGGCACGCGCCAGCCTGGGATCGGTCGGCACGCCAGCGATCACCCGGCCCCGCGGGGTGGCTCTCCCGTCCTCGGTCATCGCCCCCAGCCCCACCAGCACCTCCTTGGCCGCCGACAGTGCGTGCACCGGTGGCTGGTCAAGCAGCGCCATGTCGCGGACGTCGTGGCTGCCCCAGCAGGCCACCTCCAGGGCGAACGCCGTCAGATCGGCGGTAGCGATCTCGGGCTCCGGGTGAGCGGCCAGATGCGCGTGCTCCGCCTCGGACCAACAACGCAGCACCGTGCCCGGCCCCAGCCGTCCGGCCCGCCCCGCCCGCTGCTCGGCCGCTGCTCGGCTCACCGCGACGGTGACCAGAGAAGCCAGTCCACGACGGTGATCGGTGCGCGGCTCACGCGAGAACCCCGCATCCACCACGACGCGCACCCCGGGCACCGTCAGCGACGACTCGGCGACCGCGGTCGAGACGATCACTCGTCGACGCGGGCCCTCGCTGAGCGCACGATCCTGCTCGGCGCCGGACAAACGTCCGTGCAGGGCGTGCACGGACGCGTCCACGCCGGCAAGGCGACGTACGGTCGCCTCGACCTCCGCGACACCCGGCACGAAGACCAAGACGTCCCCCTCGTGCCCGACCAGCGCACGACGCACCGTCGCTGCGACATGGTCGTGAAACGCCGGGGTGATCCCCCGGTCGTCGGTGCGGCGCACCCCCGCAGGCAGCGGGCACCAAACCGTTTGGACCGGGTGCAGGGCACCCGGGACGCGGATCACCGGAGCGCCCCAGAGATCGTCGGGCCCATCGGGATCGTCACCTCGCCCGAGCAGGGCGGCCGTCCGTTCGGCCTCGACGGTGGCCGACATCGCCACCAGGGACAGATCCTCACGCAGATTCGCCCGGACGTCGATGAGCAGCGCCAAGGTCAGGTCGGCGTCGAGGTGGCGCTCGTGCACTTCGTCGAGCACGACGGCCCCGACGCCAACCAGTTCGGGATCGTGCTGGATCCGCCGAAGCAGCAGACCGGTCGTGACGATCTCGACACGTGTACGTCGACTGCTGCGTCGGTCCCCGCGCACTGAGTATCCGACCGTCTCGCCGACCGGTTCGCCCAGCAGATGCGCCAGCCGACGGGCAGCAGCGCGGGCAGCGATGCGGCTGGGCTGCGTGACGACGACCCGTCCGACGACGACCTCGGCGACCGCGGGCGGGACCAACGTCGTCTTGCCGGTGCCCGGCGGGGCGTGGACCACCGCGACTCCGCGAGTGCGAAGCGCCTCGACGAGAGCGGCCAGACCTGCGGTGACCGGGAGGTCGGGCGGCGCGGCGAGCAGGTTGCGCAGCGGGTCAGACACTCCTGCAGTGTGCCTGACGCGCATCTGCAGACGAGGCTGCGGGACACCCGCCTACGCACCTGACAACCGAGAAGGCTGACCCTCTTTCCGCAGCCAGATCCGCAGCGGACCCACGGGCTCGAAGCCATGGCGGACGGCGACCGCCAGGTCCTCGCCCTGTTCGTAGCCGACCACAGGCAGGGTGGGGAACAGTTCGTTCGCGGCGTGTAGTACGACCGGCCAGGCCGCGTCACGGCCGCCGTCCAGCGCAAAGAGATTGGTGATTCCGACCACCTGGTCGCTGCGGCTCGCAACCGCTCCGGCCACCAGCCGACCGTCGACGGACTGTCCGGCGAGCACGAAGGTGGCTGGGTCGTCGAGCAGGGCGGGCCGGAAGAGATCCGCGTTGCCGTCCCCGTTGTCCCAGGCGAGCGCCCAGACGCGCAGCGTGTCCGGGGTGCCGACCACGGTCCAGTCAAGATCCGACGAGGTGGTAGGCGCACGCGCCGGTCGGTGGATCCACTGTGCCTCGAACAGCACCCGGAAGCCTGCCGTGACCAGGTCGAGGTCGGCGAAGCTGTCCTTGACGGAGGCGCCGGCTGCGGCGGTGTCGATCCGGGCCAGCAGTTCGGCCCGGTCGGCGCTCGGCACCAGCGTCACCGCGTCAGGGTAGTAAAGCGGCGTGCGAGCCGGAGCGGCCCAGGCCTGCGCCCCGAACTCACCCGCCAAGCCGTGCGATCGACTCATCGTGGCGCACCACTCGGCGTTGTTGCGGGCGGCCGCCCGGACCAGAAGCTCCCTCGGCGTCGTCACGAGTGATGATCCTGACGGGCCCGGCCCGGCGCGTCGAGCGCTTTCTGCCACGTGCACCAGCGCGTGCGCTTCTTCGAGCTCGTGTCCTAGGGTCGATTCCGTGAGCTCGCTCGAGTCCTGGACCGTCGGCAGTCACACCTCCGACGGAGTCACTCACCCGACGTACCGGAAGGGCGCCGGGCCGGGGGTGATCGTGATCCACGAGATCCCTGGCATCACGCCGGCGGTGCTGGAGTTCGCCGAGGACGTGGTGGCCCGGGGGTTCACCGTGGTGATGCCGTCGTTGTTCGGTCGGGCCGGGGCCGAGGCCACGGTGCTCGAGACGGTCCGGAGCGTCGCCGGCGTGTGCGTCAGCCGGGAGTTCACGATGTTCGCACTCGGGCGGACCACCCCGGTCGCCACCTGGTTGCAGTCGCTGGCGAGTGAGCTGCACCGGGAGCTCGGAGGACCCGGCGTCGGCGCCGTGGGCATGTGCCTCACCGGTGGCTATGCGCTGGCGATGCTCGCCGATGCGCCGGTGGCGGCGCCGGTGCTCGCCCAACCTGCCTCGCCGGCCCCGGTGGGCAGGGCGCGTCGGGCAGACCTCGGCCTCAGCCGCCGCGACCTGGAGTCGGTCAAGGCCAAGGTCGAAGCAGGCTGCCAGGTCCTCGGACTGCGTTATGAGGACGACCCCGCTGTCGGTACGCGGTTCGACACCCTGCGTCGCGAGCTCGGTGACGGCTTCGTCGCGGTGGAGTTCCCCGGGCGCAAGCACGCAACCCTGACCGAGCACCGCCAGCAAGCGGGAGTCGACCGGGTCCTCGCCTTCTTCGAGGAGAAGCTCAAGGCCGAGTCAGCACCCTGATCGAGTGACGGCATGCGGTAAGGGTTCACGCCCCGAGACCGGAGGGGTCAGCAGGGTGCGCCGAACCACCGGCGCAGCCGGCCGGCGAGGTCATGCTGGTCGTCCCCGGCCCAGGCGACGTGCCCGTCCGGTCGCAGCAGTACGGCGGGCACGTCGAGCTCGTCGCTGCGGTCGACGACGTGGTCGACGCGGTCCGCCCAGCCGGCGGCGGAGAGCCGGCCGGTCTGGTCGAGCAGCAGGCCGCGGCCACCGGCCATCAGGTCGTAGAGACGCCCGCTCCCCAGTGCTACGTCGGGCATCCGCCGGCCGACGAGCGCAGCCCCATCGCCGAGGTCGTAGCGGATCCCGGTCGCTGTGACCTTCTCGGTGAGGAGCCGGTTCACCTCGTCGATGTCCATCAGCTCGGCGATGAGGCGGCGTACCGCCTGCGGCCCCGGCTCGGGGGAGAGCAGCTCGGCCTGCACCCGGGTGAGGTCCAGCGCGGCGGCGGCCACCGGCCTGCGTTCGGTCTCGTAGCTGTCCAGCAGTCCGTCCGGGGCCCAGCCCGCTGCTTCGGCGGCCAGCTTCCAGCCGAGGTTGAGGCCGTCCTGAATCCCCAGGTTGAGGCCCTGGCCACCGTGCGGTGGGTGGATGTGGGCGGCGTCGCCGGCCAGCAGCACCCGGCCGGTGCGGTAGCGCTCCGCGAGCCGGGTGGCGTCGCCGAACCGGGACAGCCACCGCGGTGAGTGCACGCCGAGGTCGGTGCCGGCGAGCTCGTGGAGCCGCTGCTTGAGCTCCTCGAGGGTCGGCGAGGTGGTGCGGTCCTCGGCCACCTCGGCGGCCGGGACGACGAAGCGGTACACCCCCTCCTCGTGGGGGGCGGGGCCGAACCGCAGCTGGGTGCGCCGGCCCCCTGCGGCCACCGACTCCAGCGTCCGGGGATCCGCGTCCACCTCCACCTCCGCGAGAAGCCACTCGACCCGGGTCGGCTCGCCGGGGAAGTCGACGCCGAGCAGCTTGCGGACGGCGCTGCGTCCCCCGTCGCACCCGACGAGGTAGCGCGAGCGAAGCCGCTCGCCGTCCGCCAGCTCGACGCTCACCCCGTCGCCGTCCTGGGAAAGCCCCACCACCTCGCAGCCGCGCCGGATCTCGGTCCCGAGCCGGAGGGCGTGCTCGGCCAGCAGCCGGTCGGTGGTGGTCTGCGGGATCCCGAGCACGTAGGCGTGGGCGGAGTCCAGGCTCACCGGCTGCGGCGTGAGGATGCCGGCGAAGAGACCGGCGACCGGGTACGTCCGGCCCTCGGCGAGGAGCTGCCCGAGCAGGCCGCGCATCGCCATGACCTCGATGCTGCGCACGTGCAGGCCGAGCGAGCGGACCTGTCTCGTCGGCGCGTGCTCCTTCTCCAACACCAGGGTTCGTACGCCGTGCAGCCGCAGCTCGCTCGCCAGCATCATTCCCGTCGGTCCGCCGCCGACGACGATCACATCGAACATGAGTCTCCTTCTCCCACAGGTGGCACCCCGACCCGCTGCCCGGCCGCGGGCGGGTCCGGCCGGCGATTCTGCGGCATGAACCGGGTCTTGCCGCAAGGCCCCGGTCCCGCTATACCTTGAGAAGGACGGGGACCAGTCGCCCGCTCGAGCCAGGCCGTCACCTGAGTCGTGAGCACATGTCGGACCGCTGGAACCGCCGCCGGGAGCCGGGTACGCCGGCCGTCCGGTCGCGTTCGCCGCTCCGGCGGCTGCTGCTCGTGGTCTCCACCGCGCAGCTCGGTGTCGGCGTCGCCGGGCAGGTCTGGGCGCTGCGCGACGGGCACCCGTTCGACGTCGCGGTGCTGCACTGGCGAGGACGCCCCGACCGCGTCGGGAGGGACTCCTGGCTCTTCGGCACCGGGCTGTCCGCGCCGGTCGCGATGCTGGTGGCGCAGGCCGGCGCCATCGCCAGGCTCGCAGCCGGCCCGAGCCGGGCGGCCACCGACACGTTGGGCCTGCTGGGCGCGGCGATGGTGCCCGGATACGTCCTCGAGCACGAGTTCCGTGAGGCGACCTCGGCCGGCGGTCGGGACCCGGTCGTCACACCCCTCGTGCTGGCCGGGTCGGCGCTGGCGGCGCTGATGGCCGGCATCGCCGTACGGGACCGCCTCGAGCGCTCACTCGGAGGGGCTGCCTGACCAGCGGACCAGGCCGTCGAGGACCAGGTCGAGCCCGAGCTGGAACTCCTCGGCGAAGTCGTAGCCGGGTCGCAGGTAGTGGGCGGTGGTCATCTCCAGCAGGTGCGGGTACGCGCCCGCCGACATCAGCTCGACGATCGGGGCGGCCATCTCGCCGACGCCGTCGGTGCCCTCGAAGGGCAGGGAGGACTCCTGCACGGCGTACCCGTAGACGAACGCGTCGAGCACGACGTAGGCGTGCGCGGTGCCCTCCGGGGAGAAGCCCGCTGCCCGCAAGGTGCCCAGCACGGCGTCGTGGTGACGGAGCGTCGCGGGGCCGGGCGACCGGCGCGACTCCAGGAGCGGGATCGCCCACGGATGTCGGCGGAGGACCTGTCGCGCCGAGTGGGCACGGCGGCTCAGCTCCGCGCGCCAGTCGCCGCCCACCGTGGGCAGCTCGATCTCGTCGAACACGATGTCGACGAGGCCGTCGAGGATCTCCTCCTTGTTCGCGACGTAGTGGTAGACGCTCATCGGCCTGACGCCGAGCGCGTCGGCGAGCGACCGGATCGTCAGCGCCGCGATCCCGCCGGCGTCGGCCACCTCGACGGCGCTGCGCAGCACCCGCTCCCGGCTGAGGCCGGGGCCCCGCGGCCGGGTCTCGCCGGCTGGATCGGACATGTCGCTCCTGCAGACCGGGGAAGTCCGTACATAGTACGTCGCGCGGGTCGGGGTCCTAGGTCCCTGGTGCGACCGCCCCGGACGGACGCAGCGTGGACGCGAACCGGCGGCCGGGGCACCGGCGTACCGGTGCGGGAGGCGAGGGGGCTCCGTGACACGACGACTGAGGTCGAGCGCCGTCGCCGCCCTGGCCACGAAGCGCCCGCTGACCCCGGCCCGGACCGCCTCTCTGACGCTGCTGCTGACCTACGACCTGATGCTGCGGCCGCGGATGCGGACCTGGGGCAGCACCCGGCAGGAGCGCCGGATGGAGCTGCCCGGTGACGAGGTCGTCTCCGACGTGATGGCGCACTACACCAAGGCGATCACCATCGACGCGCCCCCGGCGGTCGTGTGGCCGTGGGTGGTGCAGATGGGCGATCACCGGGCCGGGTTCTACAGCCACGACTGGATAGAGCGGTTCGTCTTCGGCGGCACCGTCCACTACGTGGAGAAGACCCACTCGGCCACGCGCATCCATCCCGAGCTCCAGGACCTCCACGTCGGGGACCGCCTGGACACCGGCTCGATCGACGGCTTCTCGATCGGCACGCCGGTCAAGGTCCTCGAGCCCGAGCGTGCCCTGGTCGCCGGCATGGCCTGGATCCTGCAGCCGCTGCCCGGCAACCGCACCCGGCTGCTGCTGCGGGACCGCGACGCGGGCTGGCTGCGCGAGCTGGTGCCGAGGGCGTACGTCGTCCCGCGGCTGCTGCTCGGTGCGGTCGACTACCTGGTCGGCGACCCGCTGCACTTCGTCATGGAGCGGAGGATGCTGCTCGGCCTGAAGGAGCGCAGCGAGAAGAGCCTGTCGGAGGGTTCCGGTGTCGGCTGAGCCGGACGACGCGGTCGCGCGCGGCGAGCTCCTGCTCGACGTGATCATGCCGCGCTACGACGTCGCGGTCGTGCACGCACGGGTGTTCCGGGTGCCGCCTCGCGCGTGCTACGACGCGATCGTGAACCTGGACGTCTACCGGTCGCGGCTGGTCCATGCGCTGATCAGCCTGCGTGGGCTGCCCCCTCGGCTGGCGACCCGGCTCCGCGGCGACCCGGACGTGACCGGACCCGACACGACCTTCCGGTTGCGCGACCTGACCGAACGAGGCTGGCTCCTGCTCGGGGAGCGCCCGGGCGCGGAGCTGGTGCTCGGCCAGGTGAGCCGGCCGTGGCGGACGAGGGCCGCCGCCCCGACCGTGACCCCGTCGACCCCCGCGGCCTTCACCGCGTTCGACCAGCCCGGGTTCGCCAAGATCACCGCCAGCTTCCGCGTCGACCCCTACGGACGGGGGTCGATCCTCACCGCCGAGTCCCGTGTCCAGCTCACCGATGCGGCCAGCCGGAAGCGGTTCCGCCGCTACTGGGTGGTCGTGGGCCCGTTCAGCCACCTGATCAGGCGGATCGCCCTACGCCTGGTCTCCCGGGACCTGCGCACGGGCCGCCGTCCCTGACCGCGTGTGAGGCGTGGCAGCGTCACAAGCCCGTGGTCGGCTTCTGCCAGCTGACGAGGTAGCGCCACAGCGGCAGCCGTTCGTAGCGGCAGCCGGGCAGCTCGTCGCGCAGCACCGACCGCGTCTCCGCCCACGTCAGCTCGGGGTCCGCCTTGACCGTCGGCGGGTCCCACGGCGTCATGCGACGCGAAAAGAGCCTGTGAGTCACCACGTCGCGGACCTCCCTGGGTGCGTCCCGCCAGCCGCCGTACCTGCCGAGCCCGAGCACGAGGAGTACGCCGCCCGGTGCCAGCACGCGGACCGCTTCGCCGAGCAGCCGCGCCGGATCGCCGTGGTGGAGAACCATCGACATCGTCACCGCGTCGAAGGTGCCGTCGGCCAGACCGAGAGCGTCCGCCGACGTCGCCGCGAACACCACTTGGCCGGACTCTCGCGGAAGCACCGAGACGTCGACGTCCACCCCGACGACCGAGGCGGAGCGATCGGCCACGAAGCGGCAGAAGGTGCCGTCCCCGCAGCCGATGTCGAGCACCCGTCGCGCGGTGGCCGGCAGACGCGAGCGCAGCAGCGGGAAGTGGTGGGTGTTGTGGTTCCAGCGGTCCGCGAAGGGGTGCCGAGCGGTCCGTGCCATCCGGCCACCCTAGGCGCTGGTCGCGGCGGCCCGTTCGTGGCGCAGGATCGACACCGCGGCGACGATCACCAGCGCGGTGGTGAGCACGGCGACGACGTGCCCGGTCGCCTCGGTGGCGGAAGTGAAGTTGTAGGCGGTGTGCCACGCGGCGACGAGCAGGATGCTGCGCCGCCCGTGCTGGTACATGAACGTGAGCACCACCGAGGCCGCGACCAGACCGACCGCCCATCCCACGACGAGCGGCCCCAGGGACCGGAACGACGCGCTGATCCAGAACAGCGGCAGGTGCCAGCCCGCCCAGATCGCGGCTACCCGGAACGAGGTCGAGGTCAGGCTGTGGTCGCGCAGGAGCCGGTCGGCGGCGAAGCCGCGCCAGCCCGTCTCCTCGCCGATGCCGTTGGCGAGGAAGACCACCAGCACGACGCCGACCAGGCCGATATGACCGACCCCGCCGTAGCGGGCGAACTCGTCCGCACCGGGTATCGG
The DNA window shown above is from Nocardioides mesophilus and carries:
- a CDS encoding class I SAM-dependent methyltransferase; amino-acid sequence: MARTARHPFADRWNHNTHHFPLLRSRLPATARRVLDIGCGDGTFCRFVADRSASVVGVDVDVSVLPRESGQVVFAATSADALGLADGTFDAVTMSMVLHHGDPARLLGEAVRVLAPGGVLLVLGLGRYGGWRDAPREVRDVVTHRLFSRRMTPWDPPTVKADPELTWAETRSVLRDELPGCRYERLPLWRYLVSWQKPTTGL
- a CDS encoding CPBP family intramembrane glutamic endopeptidase, which produces MKRPLVAYCVLAYALSWAWWLPILLRGDVVRAGDPWPTHVPGLAGPAVAAVVVTAAVDRGAGLRDLGSRLTRWRVGAGWWWVVLGTAALALLGIVVAAVTGEPIPGADEFARYGGVGHIGLVGVVLVVFLANGIGEETGWRGFAADRLLRDHSLTSTSFRVAAIWAGWHLPLFWISASFRSLGPLVVGWAVGLVAASVVLTFMYQHGRRSILLVAAWHTAYNFTSATEATGHVVAVLTTALVIVAAVSILRHERAAATSA